The Nicotiana tabacum cultivar K326 chromosome 1, ASM71507v2, whole genome shotgun sequence genome segment CcatttgctcgtatctgttgcaactcgtgcctcttggctagttgtaattctttgaccatttgaccagtctacATGTTTCGACACGTATTCGACACGTCactttatatttaaatatattttttcccaatacaacatccccttgaatatggtgtgtcaatGCATCTATCAccaaggcaaataagaacggCTAAGCGCAGAGCTTTGGTGTAATCCCATAACAACGGGGAAATGCTCCGAGTCGCCTCCCACAGTCCTAACcttagtcttagctccatcatacatgtccttgatcGCTCTTATGTAGGCTACCGGCACGCTCTTTAAGATTCTTAATATTGGACccgttatatttttaaagttatgggttcatatcgtttttgcaattttaataaatttgtaCGCATAAATTTATGCACGGTGTCAAAAGTTATGGGTTTAATTGAACCGGTTAGAATTACATCTACAACTGAATTTCCCTCTGTTTTAGCATGAATAAGTGCGGCCACGGTCAAATACAAATGCTCTCCTCCTTCATATGCGCTAGTAAAATGCAAGCATTTCTAGAAGAAGGCTAATACTGCCCGAGAGATCTCTTCCAATTAGCTACAACTTTGAGAGCTTGGATTAGGATTCGTATCACTGCAAAAGGTTTCTCTAAGTTTCTGTTCGTCTCCTCTAAAACTTTTACTGAAAGCTGTCTGTTTTGTCTTCCTAAGCAAGGAAGTATGTTTTTTTTCCTAGAAAGGTATATTCATTTCGCCAATGATCTTGTTCGCAATCCTTTTGCAatgttgtgtgtatatatatataacctgtATACAGCTGTGCCTGCAATGAGAAATTTCGAATTTGTGCACATCTAACAGATCGAGAAAAATATTTTACCGAAGCTTTTCTTCTATCCTCGGTCGTAATTTGTTACCATGTGCAAATCCAGATCTACCAAAAGACAGACTGCATTGATTGATAAACGTGTCTTTCGTAGTTTAAACTGTCTGATTATGACATGCATATTAATGAAATTCTCAAATTTGCTGGTAGTTTTTTTTATACATATCAGGGTTGATAACAGCCGCTGCATTATTGGTCACTGCATTTTCTACACCCTTGCTTCCATTTTGAGCAGCTTGATCTAGAGAAatcttgatttatttttatgcaatCGGAGCTCGTGGATTTCCCTGTCCTTATATCTTATTTACATCTATGCAAAACCCAAATTAAGCGTACTCCCCAAGCTCTTTGGTTACTGGGTCTTTTGTGGACCATAGGCAACGTTTTCAACTCTTGCTCAAACAGCTGACCAGAGATTGGTTCAATATGCCCTCGAGAATCCAACAGGACTTATATTCATGGAAGGTAGCTAATTACATCTTAAATATGGTTTTGTAATGAGCTTAATTATATGACTTTgcttttttgttatcttcaaaACAGGACATTGTTATTGGGATTAGAACTTAGTAAGGGTGTTCATTCGTCAGTACGGTATGATATTTAGACATTTCGATCTGGTATTTTCAGTATTCAATTCCTTAAAATGATATACCAATATCATACGTAATTAAATTTGTCATAATTTGGCTTTTCTCCTTTCGATTTATTCGGCTTGAATATTGACTAGTATATAGAGACAGactataatattcttaattaaagtactcaaaactACATTCTAGGCTCACCTGACGGCCGATAAAATCTCTGTCCAAAACTAGCAAGTATCAACTTagaggaaaataaaaaaaggtaCATATAGGAATAAATTTGATCGTTGAAAATACCTTGTTACTTTTATTGTTGAACATagaaaatacaacaaagagtAATCCACCAAATGCAACGGAGTAATATTTGGTGTCATCTTTCACTTCTTCGTAGAAATATCCTAAGATCATAGAACTTAGAAGCTGGTGTCATCTTTCACTTCTTCTAGGGCTGGTAATATTTGGGGCTCTACTATTAAACGCTACTAGCTTTACACTCCCTTTTCTGACCCGTGCAATTGAAGCGACTACTTTAATTGTAGGAGAGTTGCAAAAGGTATCTCCAGTATTTAAGAGTAGAGAAATTCGAGTCCATACATTTTCACCTACGTTATTCAGTGCTGATATAGTATAGGCTTCAAGCTACTACCCTCTCTTGAACTTGTATAGTTATGAACCATTATTTCAAGAGCCTTGCTTGGTTCCAGCTACACCTTGCTGAATACATTTgtcaaaaatatttaatttatgctCTCAAACTAGTAGGAAGACTCTACCTATTTAGAACTCTCTACCATTACCAAGGGCATGAATGCATAGCTTATTACTGTACCTGGACAATAAATGAATAACAGAAAGCCAGAACGCAAGAGATGCATAATCTCCAACATTTATGGTTGCAGTTCATAATTTCAATCTGCCCTCCAAAATGAGTACACTAAAACACCAAATAAAAAGCTTGCCATGCAAGGGCTAGGGGTAATGCAATTGAAATATGACAAATGCACCAAGGAGTTGTCATAGGTCCAACCAAAAATAAACCATAAATTATCCACAAGTAACATGTCAGCCAACTTGTTCAGAATCATCACTCAATGAAACCACCGTCCAATCCTAGTGCGCTTGCCAGCTGCCACCACTTTTCTTCTGCTTCGAAGACATGTTTGCtccatcaaaccctaaactgaaagtTCAGGTATGGCAGAATCAACTTCCCCAAGATTATGCACCACATCAGGTTTATCAAGGGACTTTTTAGGTGATACATCGTCAATATCACTGGACCTCTTCCTCTTGTTTGTCTGCTTGGTTTCAGTCTCAGTGATAGGCTTCGCACCTTCTTTATCATCCTCCACACATTTGTCAGTTTCAGCAGCTTCTTCAGTTGGAACCTCATCTTTTCCATCTGAGCCACCATCAACATCTTCATTCAATCCTGCATTTTCTTCCTCAATTTGGCGCTGCAATGATTCTATTACGTTCATCAACTCTCTATTAATCTGCCAACAAAACAACCTTCAGTGTAAGACTAAAACTTATACTCATAAGTACAAAAGTTTCTTGTTTCAACAAATaccatggaatgattaagttttGCTTATGACATTAATATATCGACTACTGAGATAGTAATTAGTAATGATTGGATTTTGGAGCACCACAAAGTTGTCAGGTAAATTGTGAATTAGGTACCTGGGGGTTCTGGAGAAAATCAGATATATCAGTCGGGCATGACGGGCATTTCATTATATTTTTCTGCACTCGTAATGTCCGTCTGCCTTCACCCCTCTGTCTTGTAAAAGACTGTCCAGCAAAGGCACTTTCCAAACATGCCTTGCAGAAGTTATGAGCACATGGAGTGGTAAGTGGGAGATTCATCACTTCCCGGCAAATAAGACAGCTAAACTCTGCACCATCACATCATTTCATGGATATTGAGAATTAAATTGAAGACATTATGCAATCACTAACAATCAAAAGGAAACCTAAAATCAGATAATACCACATACGGCCTAGTTAAATCAGATTAGAAGGCAAAAGATATAATGGCTAGCATTGAATGAGAAGTATACCTTTCAAAAGCCTTTGCTTCACAGACACTGTATTTTTCTTTGATCTAACTTTCCTCACTTTTGTTCCATCATCATCATTTTGACATTGAATAGGTTTTCGACTATTAGGAGGAGCTTTTTTCCATATCCAACAACTCTTCTCCTCCTGTAAAACAGAAACCATATATTACAAACAGTGCCAACATTATTATAATGTATGCTTCACATACAACAAAGTTGATTTAAAAAATGTCACTGCATTTACAGAAAGAATGTAAATAGCCCAATTAAATTGGCAAAATTAATCACACAATCTGACAATCAGCATCCTTTAATGTTCTAAATTACCACACAGAAAAACTACTGCAGATTCTAAATATCATGCTACAATTATCTAGCTTCTCACATCATAATCCCAAGCCGGAGATCCCTTTCTTTCAGTCATATCTGTAGCACCATTTAGCTCTTTTACGGAAGGCAAGGCCCTAGGACGGTCCCCATGCTCATCACTGCCAATATAACAAggttaattaaataaaagaaaatcccaAAAAGAAGGGGATAGACATTTGCAAATAAGTAAAATTGCACAAATAAAAGACCTGGTCCATGGGGCAGGTTCATTATCACAGCGCACAAAAAGATATCGACACACTTTGAATCCCTGCACAAATGTCAAAGACACGTATATGATTGACATAGATGGAGAATCGGAGATACAGATGCATAAAGATTTGGACAAGAGTTTCACACTTGTTTTCCAGCTTTCCGCCAGCATTTTTCAATCCTGTAAACCCCGTCATATCGTACTCCCTTCTCTGGTGCATAAGAAGAACGCTTCTCCTTATGGGACCTATATATATAAGAAAAGGATAAAACTTGTGCATTTGAAATGCACAAATGCACCTCCAACATCAATGAAAAAGATCTGAGACGATGTAAATATTGGCAAATCCCACCAAATAGACTATTAGTAACTCAACTAGTGGATGCtgatagaaattattttgttgACAAAGGTCAAGACATTTCAATAGCAGAAAGTTGGCATCCTGAAGCTAAGAAATAGATTGCAACATAGATCGCATAACAATTACCCTACTTGGTACTTCAAAAATTTAGAGAAAACAACAGCAATTGCACAGAATGTCAAGAACAATCACAAGTACATCAGCTATCATGCAAACTTGGTTGCTCTGACATGAAACTTAACATCTCTATGATACATAACATCACACTGTGGAAGTTAAATAAGCCAACTACATATACTTTATTGACCAACCCAAGAGTGCCTAACACAACAATAAATCAGCCAATTTCCAGTCAAAAGAAGGGATAGCAAGAATCATTTCAGTTAtctacatttttaatcaaaatgtTAAATGCACCAACTGACCTCACAACTCGGACAGGATAACCCTTGAGACAGCTGATACGTAAAGCTTCATTAAGCTTATCAAATTTCTGGTCAAATGATTGTAACTTGTTTGTTCGCTTGTTACCACTCAAGTCTCTTCCACCACTAGCCAAACAAATGAACATAAAACTACTTAGAAGGGTACCTCAGCAGAAACCAGCAGCACCAAAAGTTATCAGtgtaaataaataaacaaatgcAAAACCAAGCATTAATCTGGACTCACTTTTTAGTAAACAAAAGTCAAATTGATAACACTCATAAAGGGTTTTCAGAAATCAAAAGGAAGAATCCAGCTTAACCACAACTGATAGATACTTTACACGAGCATGGTGCTCAAAATACAAGAAACAACAGAGAATAGAAATTCAACACAGCAAATGCATCATAAGTGGAACATCATGCATAGAGTAAGTTTGAGAAAACGAGTTGCATGCAAGGTGAGCTAAGGGAAACAACAGAAGGTACATATATCAAACAAAAGATAAAAGACAAGCAACACAGACAAAACTTTACCTTCCAGTATAAAGAAACCATTCACCATGGTCCTCATCATCTTCGTATCCGCCAGAAAGTGCAACAGACTGGGCCCCATAATCTGACTGGCCAGCAATTCCAGCCACATGAGGGAAATGAGCCCCCCATTGCCGACACTCAAAACGATCCTCCCAAGTCTCACCAACTAAGACGCCCAAGTTGCGCTCTGGATCATTCTCTGCTGAAATTGGTCCAAAATGGTCACCAGGGATTGTGACAAAAATCTTCCCACTGCAAGCATTAGCCTTTCCAGACTTTTTTGCACGCTCAGTGGTGAAAGCTTTGTCAGGTCTATTTTGGTTGTGAATGAAATGGGCAACTTTTGAAGTCCCCCCAGAAGCACCAGATCGTAGTGTTCTTGCCATTCTTATGGCAATGACTAGAGCAGAGTTAATTCGAGGTTGGCTTGCCATTTTCGGCGGAATAGGGGTACGACAATTAGCACATGTGCTCTTCCGCTGCCCAATCCACTTTTGGAAACACTTCAAGCAAAAGTTATGACCACAAGGCGTCTGACATGGAAAAGATAATAGTAGTAAGATGGAGCTGTGTGAAGCCTCCAAATTAAATAACTATTCCTTCAAAAGGAAATGAGCATCTATCCAACAAAGGATCAAAGATCACTTGTAATCAAGTGATCAACCAAGTAGGTAAAATATTCCTAATGCCCATTCTATTGGGCTTGAGTGGTCCAAATCATGTATCTCATACAAACCTACCAATATTTTAGTACTCAAACATCATAGAaacaaaacaattaaaaagaaaattaaaaaataaagcaTGAGATACCACATACACAATTTATAGTAACAATGATTACTGGAACGGCAATAGACAGGGAAGGGCTAATCCATTAGTCATGGGCATCTATGCTTATTTACGCAAAGCTATTTATTGATGTCAATTTAAATATGTTCATTGGCATGCAAGTTATCTCACTGTCCATTTTCCCACTATTTCCTATTCATGAATTGTACTCTCTAACAGCACAGGGGAAGGAAACTTAATGACAACAAAAGAAGTGTGTGCATTTCGCAATCAAAGAAACCCTTGAACTCACCTCCATTCAACAAAGAAATTTCACATATGAACTCTTCTCAGGATCGGACACAACAATACAAGTAACATATATCTAGGAGGCATAAAGCAAGGACATTTCAGTAATTGAAATTAAGCATAAGGTTTTGAGTAacatttataaaattaaaaaaaacaaggtCTCTTCCTGTTCTTCTGATTAAGCATAAAACTTTATGAGTCCAAAACATAAGGTTCTTTGTGTTCCAAGTTACAGATGTGAACCTAGAAGGAAGTCATCTCGGGAGTGAAATTGAAATATTTCAGGCTAAGCATCTATGTGAGGCAACTTGCAATAATGGCAAATCAGGACTAGTATATCTTTAATACAAAAATGAGGAGAATGAAACTAAAACGTaaaattgaaaaaggaaaaaggggaTAAAGCAAGGAAAGGACAAAAACATTGAAAATGCGATATACCGTGACAGGTCTCTCCGGCAGTTGCATGCACATAGAGCAGTTCAAACTTCCATCGAGAATGTTGAGAACATCGTTGTCTGTATTGACAACCTCCAGATTACTGGCTTTAGCGCTTCCGCTCAAGAGCTCTTGTCGTTGCTTGGCCTTCTCTTGTTCGGTGAGCGACGAGTCGGATTCTATGGCCCGAATGGCGGCGATCAAATCGCTGCCAGACGACGAGGAAGCCGCAGTAGCATTCTGTTTAACGGCGACCCGGGGGGCATCGGGAGGCAAAGAGCAATCAGGACACTCCCAGTTGACGGCGTCGGCCATGGAATTGGGAGGAGCAGAGAGGCAGGTGACGTGCCAGGGAGTGGCACAAGTCTTACAGAGGAGGGATTCATTCTCCGATGGCTTCGTTTTGCACACCATACAGACGCCATCGCCGTCGCATGGGAGGTCGCTATCGTGCGCCATCGGAGTGGTTGAGGACAGCAAATATGAGGTAAAGTTTAGGGGGAAATAAAGCCAATGAAGTAGAGTGAGAATGAAAGAGGGCGTGAGAAAAGAGAAGAGACGATTGGCGATTTTAAATAGGGAGAGAGGAAGTGGACTATTGCCCAATGGACGCGGGGAGATgtttttcaacaacaacaacaacaacaacaacccagtgtaatcccacaagtggggtctggggagggtaatatgtacgcagaccttacctctaccccgaggggcagagaggctgtttccaggagaccctcggctcaaagaggcaacaagagacactatattagtactatcaatagactcataataaaacaacataaagtaccataaaatccataacataacataaataccataaaaacaaagtaacaacaatataagagatataggaaatacgagaaagatgtaaggtattaatacacaggagataaagcccatcatcagtagttgatcaatagcatcctaagactacttcctaactggctagtctcactctagtgcgctgtaacaaagacatcacaatttccctaacctaccaccttaatgctcgatctccacaattccctgtttagggccgtgtcctcagtaaccctaagtcgcgtcatatcctgcctgatcacctctccccaatacttcttaggtctccccctacctctcctcgtacccaccactgccagtcgttcacaccttctcaccggtgcatcagtgttcctcctctgaatgtgcccgaaccatctgagtcttgcttcccgcatcttgtcctccatgggggccacacccaccttctctcgaatatcttcatttctaatcttatccttccttgtatgcccgcacatccacctcaacatcctcatctctgcaactttcatcctctggatgtgtgagatcttcaccggccaacactcggtcccatacaacatagcaggcctaaccactgccctcAATTTTTTTTCGATTAAAAAAATTGGTGTGAAAATTTAGgccaaattttcaaattttggtaTTCCCTCTATTTTCGTGTGGATCTATAAATGGCAAACTACTTATTTAATTTCTCTATAAGAAATTTCCTTAAATTTTATCTACAAATCTAGGCTCAAATATTAAAATCTGCAAATTAATTAAACTTCTTCCATTTATCACTGCATTTATTTTAAGAACTTAACCACAAACAAATCAAGGTGTCACTTTTCCATATTGACCTTTCTAATTCtattaatttttttgtattttttacaTGTCGTTATACATTTCAGTTACGATGGAACCATGTCAAAATATATTGTGTTATTTCCCTTAGAACTTGATGCAGCAACTAGCGAAGCTTGGCAAGTgtattgtttgactcaaaagatattgaaacctttttgaataaatcaatcaaagaaaatgaagggtAAATCTTAACTaagtataataatctctagaacaaAAGATATGCAAGGTGAATATGGGGATAAGATTTCTTTATCTTGTCAAGATGAACCATCAAACAATAATGACATCAATCGTTTATGTAAGCAAGTGTTATAGCGAGTGTTCTTAGTTGGGAAAATGCCGAGAGAGAGTTACAAGGTTGTTTTACGCTCTATATATAAGGGACAAACCCCTTCTAAGTTCTAAAAGACAAATCACAGAGAATATTTGAAAGAATATTCCTAATGTTCCCTAATGGGCCTACACTACTGCGAAAGTCATATAGTCTCTTGGTCGCTTGTAGGTCGTCTCCTACAGGATGTCGAGCTACGAGGTTCTCGTCGCTTGTCGTACTCATTAACGACCGTGATTGTCCAAATTTGGACACATACAGTTAGTCCATTCACTTGTCCAGGTTGCAACTTGGTGCATTCTCGATAAGTGGACACCATGCATTCTTATGGAGAAATTTGATCCTATGAGGCGTTACGGCTTGGCCAATAATGGGCGATCAGCGTGCTCAGCTAGACACCGGATAGTGTATTTTACCAGGAAATAATGTCATCTCCACGTGCGTCATCATTATGCGTGTTTTCGAGATAGGGGTTGATGGCCTGTCGCTTCAATTTCGGTGCCACTCTACAACCTTCCGCTTCGATACTGGCGccacccaaccctataaataggtggaggatttgttttttcaaaaaatctTGGCCATTTCACTTCTGGTTATCCTTTCTCATCCCTCTTGCATTTGTTCTAACAactttctgtttcttcttctccCATTCTTTATTCATAACTTTCTCTGCTACTTTAACACTTCTTCCATCGGAGAAATGCCTAGAACGCATCGATCTCATGAAGGGGTTTCTGAGGCTGCCCCGTTGTTCGTGGCACTCCCCTCTGGCGGTGAGGATATGGCGGTGGAAGAGGGGGTAGCTTTCCCACCGTAGAGGAATTGATGCCAAGACACCCCACGTCTCGAAGCGACTTCCTCAAGTATCCTCCTCCTACTCCTCCCCGCGTACTCTCTGAAACGGAACAAGCTCATATTGATGTTCTCCGTACAAAGTATAGCATCCCCGCTCATGTTGATATGGTTCCAGCGGGAAGGGACTTCGTGGAAGTCCATAGACCTGGGTACTGTGCTTTTTATGAGTACCCCCTTCGTGATCGGCTATTCTTTCCCCCTCCCTCCATTAGCGGAGGAGTTCTGCAGATTCTATCAAGTTTGCCCGGTGCAACTCTCGCCATACACACTTAAGATACTTCTGTTGTTAACAAAGTATGCTGAGTTGGTGGGGTGCGACGTTATTATCCACCACCTCTTGCACCTCTCCTCACCCAGCTTTCATAGGGGCACTATGGTGAATTTGAGGCATCGTGGAATAAAAGGGCTGGTAGTTGGGACCGATGACCGAGCAAGTTGCAAGTTTTGGCATAAGTATTTCTTTGTCAAAACCGAGCACATTGTTTCCGATCCCACTAGGTTCCCAGAGCAGTGGAACGAGAATCGTAAGTGTCGCCACttagtttattctttcttttcCTATTCATTCCTTATAGGGTTtgttttcttcgcatttgcagctTTGAGGCGCCCACCCTGCCCTATTACGGATATAAGGGATTGGGTAGCTCATCTATTACCCCATGCAACGGAGACCCGAGATTGGCCCGCCTTCGTGAAATGTTATGGTCCGAGAGTTTCATCTGATAAGTGTTTTCCCCTATATCACTTCATTTAATGTACactgttatttattgatacgaCTCTTCGTGATGACAGGTCAAGGACTTTCTAGGCGGAGGGCCCCAGTCCCTGCATTCCGAAAGGTTGTCGCTACTGCGGGGATGCAATTTGCTTTAACTGAATCCATTCGAGGGGGTTGTACTCAGCCGGTTTGAATGAAAGGTTTTTCTTAGGATTTGATTGTGAGGGAAGAGGCCTCTTCCGTACTGACCCCTCACCTCTTGGATGAATCCTCTAATGGGGACGAATCGTTactaagaaagagaaagaaagtgGAGCTTAGAAAGGACATGGTTGTGGACACAGGTGGAAGTAGGGTGGGTGCGTCGCAGACGGCACCTGTGCCCACATTTATGGCCAACGCCATCTTAGCTGGGAGGTCTTCCCAAATGGAAGGGGTCTACCCAGGAGGTGGTTTTGTGCGCTCTGCTGAGGGTGGTGTCTCGTCCAATGTTGGAGGGCCCCGCGTGTTGAGGGTGAATGATCGGGTTCGGATGTCGATCCGAATGATATCCATGAGTTTGTAGAATGCCATACCCATGTAGAGGTCAGGATGGAGGATTCTGATCAGCATATAGTTATCCTTGGGGACTATAACTTGTTGTCGAGCTGCGAGCAGGTGGCATCTGCCTTAGCCCCTTTATGTGCGGCCCTTGAGAGCGAGGTGCTTAGAACGATGAGCGATGTGGAGTTGTCTCGTGGCGTTGCCGGCATGGCCTTGCGGGTagaattttcttttccctttcgtCATTGGATTTTTGTCGTTATTTTTAGCCTATATTCATCTTTAACTTTTGCTTATTGTGGCAGACCCTTATCATGGAGACTGAGCGCGAGCGTCGGGAAAGAAAAAGAATGGCCATCTTCAGGAAGAAGTCTTCCAAATATCAAAAATACCACACCAAGCACCGTGCGATGGCCGACATCTATACTCAGCATCCTGACTTCCAATTATTTCATGAAGGGCTTAAACAAAGGGAAGACCAACTGGCGCACAAAGTCGAGGACTTGAGAGAGCGGGACGAGGATCTCATGAAAGTCGTCGCCCGCAATAGCGAACTCGAGGCATCCCTTAAGACAAAGAAGGATGAGCTTGAGTTAAGTAGAGGTGTGATGGCTGAGAATGCCGACCTACAGGCAAAGGTAGCTAGTTTGACTATCAAGTTGGGAACGAAGTCAGCAGAGATTGACGAGCTTAAGGTTGAGCTGAATGTGAGTGTTGATAGACTAGCGGCCGTTATTTCTGAAGCGACGGTTTTGGAGGATGCTCTCCGTGTATATAGATCGGAGCGAACTAAGGAGGAAAAGGCATCCGCGCTCAAGGTGGCGAGGCTTGAGGGGTGTGTTAAGGAGTTGGAGGCGGAGTTATCTGTGTTGATTGGGCAAGTGGCCTTGCTGAGAACGGAGGATGCGAGTTGACGCTCACAACCTTCTACGACTCGTGCCTCGGCCGATCCGATCGTGCCTCGGCCGATC includes the following:
- the LOC107784870 gene encoding E3 ubiquitin-protein ligase ORTHRUS 2, with translation MAHDSDLPCDGDGVCMVCKTKPSENESLLCKTCATPWHVTCLSAPPNSMADAVNWECPDCSLPPDAPRVAVKQNATAASSSSGSDLIAAIRAIESDSSLTEQEKAKQRQELLSGSAKASNLEVVNTDNDVLNILDGSLNCSMCMQLPERPVTTPCGHNFCLKCFQKWIGQRKSTCANCRTPIPPKMASQPRINSALVIAIRMARTLRSGASGGTSKVAHFIHNQNRPDKAFTTERAKKSGKANACSGKIFVTIPGDHFGPISAENDPERNLGVLVGETWEDRFECRQWGAHFPHVAGIAGQSDYGAQSVALSGGYEDDEDHGEWFLYTGSGGRDLSGNKRTNKLQSFDQKFDKLNEALRISCLKGYPVRVVRSHKEKRSSYAPEKGVRYDGVYRIEKCWRKAGKQGFKVCRYLFVRCDNEPAPWTSDEHGDRPRALPSVKELNGATDMTERKGSPAWDYDEEKSCWIWKKAPPNSRKPIQCQNDDDGTKVRKVRSKKNTVSVKQRLLKEFSCLICREVMNLPLTTPCAHNFCKACLESAFAGQSFTRQRGEGRRTLRVQKNIMKCPSCPTDISDFLQNPQINRELMNVIESLQRQIEEENAGLNEDVDGGSDGKDEVPTEEAAETDKCVEDDKEGAKPITETETKQTNKRKRSSDIDDVSPKKSLDKPDVVHNLGEVDSAIPELSV